Sequence from the bacterium genome:
CACGTATTACCCCTTGCTATGCCAATTAAACCTAAACATAGCGTAACCCGTTTTCAGAGAGTGAACCCTGAAAAACTGGCCCTGGCCAAAGCGATGCGCCGCAATATGACCTTGGCCGAACGCTGTTTTTGGAATGCGGTCAGGGCCAACAAGATCGTTGGTATGCATTTTCACCGTCAACAGGTCATAGATGGATTCATTGCCGACTTTTATTGCGGCGACCAAAGACTGGTGGTGGAGATAGATGGCGGGA
This genomic interval carries:
- a CDS encoding DUF559 domain-containing protein; translation: MNPEKLALAKAMRRNMTLAERCFWNAVRANKIVGMHFHRQQVIDGFIADFYCGDQRLVVEIDGGIHETQKDNDNKRETALKKNGLRIIRFSNQEVINNLDRVLQKLKIYVREI